Proteins encoded together in one Nostoc sp. PCC 7524 window:
- a CDS encoding MBL fold metallo-hydrolase translates to MANLNLRRPQNVNGDFYVDSTCIDCDTCRWMTPEVFYRVDEQSAVYHQPTNEVERIAALQALLACPTSSIGTVEKPKDIKIIQQSFPIIVDENVYHCGYHSEKSYGAASYLIQRAEGNILVDSPRFAPPLVKQIEAMGGIRYMYLSHQDDVADHQKFAEHFQCDRILHADDISAGTHNVEIQLTGSEAFVLQPDLLIIPVPGHTKGHTVLLYKNKFLFTGDHLAWSERLHQLAAFRDYCWYSWTEQIKSMRQLANYTFEWVLPGHGRRFHADVDTMRQQMHKCIELMESPES, encoded by the coding sequence ATGGCTAATTTAAATCTTCGTCGCCCCCAAAATGTCAACGGCGATTTTTATGTAGATAGTACCTGTATTGATTGTGATACTTGTCGCTGGATGACTCCGGAAGTATTTTATCGTGTTGATGAACAATCGGCAGTGTATCATCAACCAACGAACGAAGTAGAAAGAATAGCTGCACTTCAAGCCCTTTTAGCTTGTCCTACTAGCTCAATTGGCACCGTTGAAAAGCCCAAAGATATCAAAATTATTCAACAAAGTTTTCCCATTATAGTAGACGAAAACGTTTATCATTGCGGCTATCATTCGGAAAAATCCTATGGTGCGGCTAGCTATTTAATTCAACGTGCAGAAGGAAATATATTGGTGGATTCTCCCCGGTTTGCGCCACCTTTAGTCAAGCAGATAGAAGCAATGGGGGGAATTCGTTATATGTATTTAAGCCATCAAGATGATGTGGCAGATCATCAGAAATTTGCTGAACATTTTCAGTGCGATCGCATTCTTCATGCTGATGATATTTCTGCGGGTACTCACAATGTAGAAATACAGTTAACGGGTTCGGAAGCATTTGTGTTGCAGCCAGATTTATTAATTATTCCCGTTCCTGGCCATACCAAAGGACACACAGTTTTACTTTACAAAAATAAGTTTCTGTTTACAGGTGATCATCTCGCTTGGTCAGAAAGGTTGCATCAGTTGGCTGCATTCCGTGATTACTGCTGGTATTCCTGGACAGAACAGATTAAATCGATGCGTCAGTTGGCTAATTACACCTTTGAGTGGGTGTTACCAGGACACGGGCGGAGATTCCACGCTGATGTTGATACCATGCGTCAGCAGATGCACAAGTGTATTGAGTTAATGGAATCCCCAGAGAGTTAA
- a CDS encoding thioredoxin family protein, translating into MTRLEVIDTPVGGYAPDFELPGIDNQVHHLSRYLEKFRALGVISMCNHCPYVNLYLNRLKDIQREFIADGFTLIGINGSDNTECPGSTLEKMKVFAEAHQLNFPYLWDSTQEVSRSFGATKTPMAFLIDSRGILRYRGQIDNHPQKPLSTGKDYLRNAIAAWVQGEEISITETEPAGTSLIWRI; encoded by the coding sequence ATGACTAGACTAGAAGTAATTGATACTCCCGTCGGTGGCTATGCACCAGATTTTGAACTGCCAGGAATTGACAATCAAGTACACCATCTCAGTCGTTATTTAGAGAAATTCCGTGCATTAGGTGTCATTTCGATGTGTAACCACTGCCCTTATGTAAATTTATATCTCAACAGATTAAAAGATATTCAAAGGGAATTTATAGCAGACGGATTCACACTGATTGGGATAAATGGCAGTGATAACACCGAGTGTCCGGGGTCAACCTTAGAAAAAATGAAAGTCTTTGCTGAGGCTCACCAGTTGAATTTTCCTTACTTATGGGATTCAACACAAGAAGTGAGTCGTAGCTTTGGCGCTACTAAAACACCGATGGCCTTCCTGATCGATAGTCGTGGTATATTGCGATATAGAGGACAGATTGACAATCATCCTCAAAAGCCATTGTCTACAGGTAAAGACTATCTCAGAAATGCGATCGCAGCTTGGGTTCAAGGTGAAGAAATATCCATAACTGAGACGGAACCAGCAGGCACTTCATTAATTTGGCGCATCTAG
- the frr gene encoding ribosome recycling factor, which translates to MKLDEAQSKMQKTVEATQHAFNTIRTGRANASLLDKVSVEYYGSPTPLKSLANISTPDATTILIQPYDKGSLSLIEKAISMSDVGLTPSNDGSVIRLNIPPLTSDRRKEFVKLAAKYAEEGRVGIRNIRRDALDSIRKQEKASELSEDESKDQQDKLQKLTNQYTTKIDELLAEKEKDITTV; encoded by the coding sequence GTGAAATTAGATGAAGCTCAAAGTAAAATGCAAAAAACCGTTGAAGCGACTCAACACGCTTTTAATACAATTCGCACTGGTCGCGCCAATGCGAGTTTGTTAGATAAAGTCTCAGTAGAATACTACGGTTCACCCACACCCTTAAAATCTCTGGCCAATATCAGTACGCCAGATGCCACAACCATTCTGATTCAACCCTACGACAAAGGCAGTTTGAGCCTGATTGAGAAGGCGATTTCCATGTCGGATGTTGGTTTAACACCCAGCAACGACGGTTCTGTGATTCGGTTGAATATACCACCCTTAACCAGCGATCGCCGAAAAGAATTTGTCAAACTGGCGGCTAAGTACGCTGAAGAAGGTCGCGTAGGGATTCGCAACATCCGCCGGGATGCCCTAGATTCCATTCGCAAACAAGAGAAAGCCTCAGAACTCTCTGAGGACGAATCCAAAGACCAACAAGATAAACTACAAAAACTGACCAACCAGTACACCACTAAAATCGACGAGTTACTGGCAGAAAAAGAAAAAGACATTACCACTGTCTAG
- a CDS encoding ADP-ribosylglycohydrolase family protein codes for MLGAIAGDIIGSVYEGKSIKTKNFPLFDRQSRFTDDTVLTVAVADVILHTEPVPPSSKYIDQFKWYYSCYQYAGYGRNFSNWAKSHHRQPYNSFGNGAAMRVSPIGFAFDDLETVLQQAQRSAEVTHNHPEGIKGAQATAAAIFLARTGHDQAGIKSYIQATFGYNLERTLEEIRPTYQYDATCSGSVPQAIIAFLESTNFEDAIRNAISIGGDSDTIACITGGIAQAYYGSVPKAIAEHTLSHLDEHLHNITEKFLYKYCL; via the coding sequence ATGCTGGGTGCGATCGCAGGTGACATCATTGGTTCAGTCTATGAAGGCAAAAGTATTAAAACTAAAAATTTTCCCCTATTTGATAGACAAAGCCGCTTCACTGACGACACAGTATTAACAGTAGCGGTAGCAGATGTCATTCTTCATACTGAACCAGTTCCCCCAAGTAGTAAATACATTGATCAATTCAAGTGGTACTACAGTTGTTACCAGTATGCGGGGTACGGTCGTAATTTTAGCAACTGGGCTAAATCTCATCATCGCCAACCATACAACAGCTTTGGCAACGGTGCAGCCATGCGCGTTAGTCCTATTGGTTTTGCCTTCGATGACTTAGAGACTGTATTACAACAAGCCCAACGCAGCGCAGAAGTTACCCATAACCATCCTGAAGGCATCAAAGGCGCACAAGCCACAGCTGCCGCTATTTTTCTGGCTCGTACAGGTCATGATCAAGCCGGGATTAAGTCTTATATTCAGGCTACTTTTGGTTATAACCTAGAACGCACCTTAGAGGAAATTCGCCCCACATATCAATATGATGCAACTTGTTCGGGTTCTGTCCCCCAAGCAATTATCGCTTTTCTAGAATCAACCAATTTTGAAGATGCCATTCGCAATGCCATTTCCATTGGTGGCGATAGCGATACCATTGCTTGTATTACAGGAGGTATTGCTCAAGCATATTATGGCAGCGTCCCCAAAGCGATCGCAGAACACACCTTATCTCATCTCGATGAACACCTACATAACATTACAGAGAAGTTTTTGTATAAATATTGTTTATAG
- a CDS encoding NADAR family protein, producing the protein MTIYFYKVWQPYGCFSNFSPHYIEIQGTYWSTVEHYYQAQKFVGSVDAVIIPLIRAAQTPEEAAALGRCSSRQLRPDWDVVKTQVMREAVFTKFLTHADIREILLSTGNEVLVENSPTDYFWGCGTDKTGQNHLGKILMSVREDIRQLQPLSVKLRDRQ; encoded by the coding sequence ATGACCATTTACTTTTATAAAGTTTGGCAGCCCTATGGCTGTTTTTCTAACTTTTCTCCTCACTACATTGAAATCCAGGGGACTTACTGGTCAACGGTAGAGCATTACTATCAAGCACAAAAGTTTGTTGGTAGCGTAGATGCAGTCATCATCCCCCTGATCAGGGCGGCTCAAACCCCAGAAGAAGCAGCAGCTTTAGGACGATGTAGCAGCCGCCAATTGCGACCAGATTGGGATGTAGTCAAAACCCAAGTCATGCGAGAAGCAGTCTTTACAAAGTTTCTCACTCATGCCGATATCAGAGAAATTTTGCTGAGTACAGGCAATGAAGTTTTAGTAGAGAATTCACCGACTGATTATTTTTGGGGTTGTGGGACAGATAAAACTGGACAAAACCATCTCGGTAAGATTCTCATGAGTGTACGGGAAGATATACGTCAGCTACAGCCATTGTCAGTGAAATTACGGGACAGGCAATAG
- a CDS encoding DUF790 family protein, which translates to MLPTELLSHRLNGEEIIPKRLKIDTKNLELVNDLINCFQSTLGKTQGELERQLLDLEGDATDYRVKRGLAYIIKSNFCTFEVVSPLEPPMLRERVFSLAAKSAPSRESTQMTLVKIADELTQELEKEVLPEQVRDGIYADLAENKILTNFDAPTGVDIINRYNLSQVQGIFYKASQLVLNAHRNVPGEYKLLFRYLKLFQLMAYIEGDADHGFTITVDGPTSLFNPSTRYGLAIAKLIPALLHVTKWSLAATLQTRDVYTDTWRTGRFTLNSECGLVSHYSKGKPYDSMLEASFADKWDALKTDWILEREVDLIPIPGSVMIPDFRLVHPDGREFLLEIVGYWRPEYLQKKFSQVRRSGCDNLILAISERLNLEKAGIKLDNVPARIIWFKDKLLPKSVLAVID; encoded by the coding sequence ATGCTACCAACAGAACTACTAAGTCATCGCCTAAACGGAGAAGAAATAATTCCCAAAAGACTGAAGATTGATACTAAGAATTTAGAATTAGTCAATGATTTAATTAATTGTTTTCAGTCAACATTAGGTAAAACTCAAGGTGAACTTGAGCGGCAACTTTTAGATTTAGAAGGTGATGCCACAGATTATCGAGTCAAGCGGGGGTTAGCTTATATTATTAAAAGCAATTTCTGCACATTTGAAGTTGTCAGTCCCTTAGAACCACCGATGTTAAGAGAAAGGGTGTTTTCTTTGGCGGCAAAATCTGCCCCTAGTCGAGAATCAACTCAAATGACTTTGGTAAAAATTGCTGATGAATTAACGCAAGAATTAGAAAAAGAAGTCTTACCTGAGCAAGTTCGTGATGGTATCTACGCTGACTTGGCTGAAAATAAAATCTTGACTAATTTTGATGCACCTACAGGAGTTGATATAATTAATCGCTATAACTTATCGCAAGTGCAGGGTATATTTTATAAAGCTAGTCAATTAGTTTTAAATGCTCATCGCAATGTTCCAGGGGAATATAAACTATTATTTCGCTATCTAAAGTTATTTCAATTAATGGCTTATATCGAGGGTGACGCTGATCACGGCTTTACAATTACAGTAGATGGGCCGACGAGTTTATTTAATCCTAGTACACGTTATGGGTTAGCGATCGCCAAACTCATTCCCGCCTTACTTCATGTGACTAAATGGAGTCTAGCCGCCACATTACAAACCCGTGATGTCTACACAGATACTTGGAGAACAGGCAGATTTACCCTCAATTCGGAATGTGGTTTAGTATCTCACTATTCCAAAGGTAAGCCCTACGATAGTATGCTAGAAGCATCCTTTGCTGATAAATGGGATGCTCTCAAAACAGACTGGATATTAGAGCGAGAAGTAGATTTAATTCCCATTCCTGGTAGTGTGATGATTCCCGACTTTCGCTTAGTGCATCCTGATGGCAGAGAATTTTTATTAGAAATTGTTGGCTATTGGCGGCCAGAATATTTACAAAAGAAGTTTTCCCAGGTGCGGCGTTCTGGTTGTGATAATTTGATTTTGGCTATTTCTGAGAGGTTAAATTTAGAAAAGGCAGGAATTAAGTTAGATAATGTGCCAGCGAGGATTATTTGGTTTAAAGATAAATTATTGCCGAAGTCCGTGTTGGCAGTTATAGATTAG
- a CDS encoding GAF domain-containing sensor histidine kinase codes for MTFTDQPDSLPPVFEQESLWHRITNRMRRSLELHEILAATVAEIRSFLATDRVMVYRFDRDGSGEVIAESIHQQRLPSLLGLHFPADDIPPAAREMFLLTRQRSIVDVLSGQIGLSSLQSPTTAKPRLNENLYYRQVDPCHLQYLQAMGVQSSLVVPIVLCDLQQPSTQPELWGLLVSHHSQPRTILRRELKLVQQITDQLAIAIAQSNLLAATRAKQQREVMINQVSTLLHKQSHIKLLPALELTIHALGGIGGRLYLEKAQEIYTWGEQPLITDTSANIEQHPVWRNWIAESQPGNVWAIADLDQDARLRLLGAAFESTRIRGMLIISLHYRHELIGVISIFRPEFDTEILWAGRCEQNQRQRLPQLSFEVWREQKQGQAPQWSEEDISLAQAIASDFAIAIQQRQTNQQIQALNTDLQRQVQEQTAELEKSFLITKVLKQVTEQMRSTLDFKTTLQTIVRQVRSLLNSDRVVIYQMLDEFDGEVVVEEVNGNWVSVLGLKMPLGCFPDQYAHLYRQGRVRTIHNVMTESLSACHQEFLQSLQVQANLIVPINMGKQLWGLLIAHQCDAPRHWQDVEIDLLQQLADQAAIAIYQAQLYEQSRLAEVEAKAKASQLEQALLQLQETQTKLIQHEKMSSLGQLVAGVAHEINNPVSFIHGNLCHASEYTQQLLKLLILYQTYYPLPHSEISQALAELDLDFVVEDLPKIISSMQVGADRIRSIVLSLRNFSRLDEAENKFVDIHEGINNTLLILQHRLKPNGHFSGIEVIKDYGDLPLIECYAGQMNQVFMNVIANAIDALEAQAPQNQDITPRICISTQFSLDKSRLLIRIADNGSGMTEEVKRRIFDPFFTTKSVGKGTGLGLAISYQIVVEKHGGVMDCISELGQGTEFWIEIPIKLARRDNAAIKSPADLKAGL; via the coding sequence ATGACATTTACTGATCAACCAGATAGTTTGCCGCCAGTTTTCGAGCAAGAAAGTTTATGGCATCGGATCACCAACCGGATGAGGCGATCGCTCGAACTTCATGAAATCTTAGCAGCCACAGTTGCAGAAATTCGCAGCTTTTTGGCTACAGATCGGGTAATGGTATATCGATTTGATCGCGATGGTAGCGGTGAAGTCATCGCCGAATCGATTCATCAACAGCGTCTACCATCTTTATTGGGTTTACATTTCCCTGCTGATGATATCCCACCAGCAGCAAGAGAAATGTTTCTCTTGACTCGCCAACGCTCAATCGTGGATGTGTTGAGCGGGCAGATTGGATTATCGTCACTACAATCACCGACAACAGCCAAACCCCGATTAAATGAGAATCTTTACTATAGGCAAGTAGACCCATGTCACTTACAATACTTGCAAGCAATGGGTGTGCAGTCCTCGTTGGTAGTGCCGATTGTCTTGTGTGATTTGCAACAACCATCAACTCAGCCCGAACTATGGGGATTGTTGGTATCACACCACAGTCAACCACGGACAATTTTAAGGCGGGAACTGAAATTAGTTCAGCAAATTACTGATCAATTAGCGATCGCGATCGCGCAAAGCAACCTACTCGCCGCAACTCGTGCTAAACAACAGCGCGAAGTCATGATTAACCAAGTCAGTACCCTGCTACACAAACAATCTCACATCAAATTACTACCAGCTTTAGAATTAACTATTCATGCTTTAGGTGGCATAGGTGGCAGATTGTATCTGGAAAAAGCTCAAGAAATTTATACCTGGGGTGAACAGCCACTGATAACTGACACATCAGCCAACATAGAACAGCATCCTGTATGGCGTAACTGGATAGCTGAGTCTCAACCGGGTAATGTTTGGGCAATTGCTGATCTTGATCAAGATGCTCGGTTGCGGTTGTTAGGTGCGGCGTTTGAATCCACACGCATTCGGGGAATGTTGATTATATCCCTACATTATCGCCACGAATTAATCGGAGTGATCAGCATTTTTCGCCCGGAATTTGACACAGAAATTCTTTGGGCTGGTAGATGTGAACAGAATCAACGACAACGGCTACCGCAACTTTCCTTTGAGGTGTGGCGGGAACAAAAACAAGGACAAGCACCCCAATGGAGCGAAGAAGACATTTCTTTAGCTCAAGCCATAGCATCTGACTTTGCGATCGCTATTCAACAGCGACAAACTAACCAACAAATACAAGCACTCAACACTGACTTACAACGTCAAGTTCAAGAACAAACCGCCGAATTAGAGAAATCATTCTTAATTACCAAGGTACTCAAGCAAGTAACCGAGCAGATGCGTAGTACCTTGGATTTTAAAACTACTCTACAAACCATTGTCAGACAGGTGCGCTCCCTATTAAATTCTGATCGAGTAGTGATTTACCAAATGTTGGATGAGTTTGATGGTGAGGTAGTTGTAGAAGAAGTAAATGGTAATTGGGTTTCGGTTTTAGGCTTGAAAATGCCCTTGGGATGCTTTCCTGATCAGTATGCACATCTTTACCGCCAGGGTAGAGTCAGAACAATCCACAATGTGATGACAGAATCTCTTAGTGCTTGTCATCAAGAGTTTTTGCAAAGCTTACAAGTACAAGCTAACTTGATTGTTCCCATCAATATGGGTAAACAACTCTGGGGATTACTAATTGCTCATCAGTGTGATGCACCTAGACATTGGCAAGATGTAGAGATTGATCTGTTACAACAATTAGCAGATCAAGCGGCGATCGCCATTTATCAAGCACAACTTTACGAACAAAGTCGTCTAGCTGAAGTTGAAGCCAAAGCTAAAGCCTCACAGTTAGAACAGGCTTTGCTACAACTCCAAGAAACCCAAACAAAATTGATTCAGCATGAAAAAATGTCCAGCTTGGGGCAGTTAGTCGCCGGTGTAGCCCATGAAATTAACAACCCTGTCAGCTTTATCCACGGCAACCTCTGCCATGCCAGCGAATACACCCAACAATTATTAAAACTTTTAATCCTCTATCAAACATACTATCCTCTGCCCCATAGTGAAATTTCCCAAGCATTGGCAGAACTAGATTTAGATTTTGTAGTTGAAGATTTACCTAAAATTATCTCTTCTATGCAGGTGGGTGCCGATCGCATCCGCTCTATAGTTTTGTCATTACGTAATTTTTCTCGTCTAGATGAGGCTGAAAATAAATTTGTTGACATCCATGAAGGTATTAACAACACCTTATTGATTTTGCAACATCGACTCAAACCCAATGGTCATTTTTCTGGCATTGAAGTAATCAAAGACTATGGCGACTTGCCATTGATAGAATGCTATGCCGGACAGATGAATCAAGTCTTCATGAATGTAATTGCTAATGCCATTGATGCCCTAGAAGCGCAAGCACCACAAAACCAAGACATTACACCAAGAATTTGCATTTCTACACAATTTTCCCTAGATAAATCCCGTCTTTTGATTCGCATTGCTGATAATGGTTCAGGAATGACAGAGGAGGTAAAAAGGCGCATTTTTGACCCATTTTTCACTACTAAGTCAGTTGGTAAGGGGACAGGATTAGGATTGGCTATTAGTTATCAAATTGTGGTGGAAAAACATGGTGGAGTAATGGACTGTATCTCTGAACTCGGTCAAGGTACAGAGTTTTGGATTGAGATCCCTATTAAACTGGCTAGGAGAGACAATGCTGCCATAAAATCACCTGCTGACCTCAAAGCGGGATTATGA
- a CDS encoding geranylgeranyl reductase family protein — translation MYDTIIVGAGPAGGTAAYHLAKTGRSVLVLEKASLPRYKPCGGGVSPAIADWFDFDFTPAISVKVDSIRFTWKLDDPVEAKIETKEPVWMVRRDIFDHFLVQQAQKHGAELRDNTEVTGIEFQSDRWQVNTVNGPVTGRYLIAADGAKGPMAKWLGFKDRKRRLAGALEAEVAADVADKSTIHFEFGLVKNGYIWNFPKADGYSIGVGTFIGGEPQDFKKIVAEYAQSFDVDVKNSQQYGHPLCLWDGNQKLHTQNAVLAGEAACVVDPMTAEGIRPSIFSGLVAARMIDQALAGDINALEQYTEIIHEQWGSEMAWAQKLAGAFYRFPGIGYQAGIKRPSSTKVMGQVLCGELSYSQVGGRALKRLIPGFRG, via the coding sequence ATGTACGACACCATCATTGTTGGTGCTGGGCCAGCAGGCGGAACAGCTGCATATCATTTAGCCAAAACAGGCCGGTCAGTATTAGTTTTAGAAAAGGCATCCCTACCTAGATATAAACCCTGTGGTGGTGGTGTGTCTCCAGCGATCGCTGACTGGTTTGACTTTGACTTTACCCCAGCCATATCTGTCAAAGTAGACTCGATTCGCTTTACCTGGAAATTAGATGATCCAGTAGAAGCAAAAATCGAAACTAAAGAACCAGTCTGGATGGTGCGACGAGATATTTTTGACCATTTTTTAGTGCAGCAAGCACAAAAACATGGTGCGGAACTGCGCGACAACACAGAAGTCACAGGTATTGAATTTCAAAGCGATCGCTGGCAGGTAAATACAGTTAATGGCCCCGTTACAGGGCGCTATCTAATCGCTGCCGATGGTGCTAAGGGACCTATGGCAAAATGGTTAGGCTTTAAAGACCGTAAACGCCGCCTAGCAGGGGCGTTAGAAGCAGAAGTTGCGGCTGATGTGGCAGATAAATCTACAATTCACTTTGAATTTGGTTTAGTAAAAAACGGCTATATCTGGAACTTTCCTAAAGCTGATGGTTATTCAATTGGTGTAGGCACTTTTATTGGTGGTGAACCCCAAGACTTTAAGAAAATTGTGGCTGAGTATGCCCAATCATTTGATGTAGATGTGAAAAATAGTCAGCAATATGGTCATCCTCTTTGCCTATGGGATGGCAATCAAAAGCTGCATACTCAAAATGCTGTTTTGGCTGGTGAAGCTGCTTGCGTAGTTGACCCCATGACAGCAGAAGGTATTCGTCCCTCCATTTTTAGCGGTTTAGTAGCAGCCAGGATGATTGATCAAGCACTGGCTGGTGATATCAATGCTTTAGAACAATACACTGAGATCATTCATGAACAATGGGGTTCAGAAATGGCTTGGGCGCAAAAATTAGCTGGAGCATTTTATCGCTTTCCTGGCATCGGTTATCAAGCTGGTATCAAGCGTCCATCTAGCACAAAAGTCATGGGGCAAGTTTTGTGCGGTGAACTATCTTATAGTCAGGTTGGTGGACGCGCACTTAAGCGTTTAATTCCTGGATTTAGGGGATGA
- the pyrH gene encoding UMP kinase, whose amino-acid sequence MGTNYRRVLLKLSGEALMGNMGYGIDPEVVEEIAQEVAEVIATGVQIAIVVGGGNIFRGVKAASAGMDRATADYIGMIATVMNAMTLQDSLERIGVQTRVQTAIAMQELAEPYIRRRAIRHLEKGRVVIFGAGSGNPFFTTDTTAALRAAEIDAEVIFKATKVDGIYDADPKINPNAKRYTSLTYAHVLANDLRVMDSTAIALCKENNIPILVFDLTVRGNIRRAVLGESIGTLVGGSCEIR is encoded by the coding sequence ATGGGAACGAATTACCGACGGGTTTTACTTAAACTGAGCGGTGAAGCCTTAATGGGCAACATGGGCTATGGTATTGATCCAGAAGTGGTCGAAGAGATAGCACAAGAAGTAGCAGAGGTGATAGCCACTGGCGTTCAAATTGCCATCGTCGTAGGCGGCGGCAATATTTTTCGTGGCGTGAAAGCAGCGTCGGCGGGGATGGATAGAGCAACTGCTGACTACATTGGGATGATTGCCACGGTAATGAATGCTATGACGCTGCAAGATTCGCTAGAACGGATAGGAGTGCAGACGCGGGTACAAACGGCGATCGCCATGCAGGAACTAGCAGAACCATATATTCGCCGTAGAGCCATCCGTCATCTTGAAAAAGGACGGGTGGTTATTTTTGGTGCTGGTTCTGGCAACCCGTTTTTCACCACAGATACTACAGCCGCATTAAGAGCCGCAGAAATTGATGCAGAAGTGATTTTTAAAGCCACCAAGGTAGATGGCATATACGATGCTGACCCCAAAATTAATCCTAACGCTAAACGGTACACCAGTCTCACCTACGCTCATGTTTTAGCGAACGATTTGCGGGTGATGGATAGTACCGCGATCGCCTTGTGCAAAGAAAACAACATCCCCATTCTTGTGTTTGACCTAACAGTGCGAGGCAACATTCGCCGCGCAGTTTTAGGAGAATCTATCGGTACCCTTGTGGGAGGTTCTTGTGAAATTAGATGA
- a CDS encoding alpha/beta fold hydrolase — protein MTNSKIDFNSTKTWIWQGFPICYQTQGNTGPAVILVHGFGASWLHWRKNIPVLAQNCRVYAIDLIGFGSSAKPQPDTEIAYTLETWGQQVADFCREVVGEPAFLVGNSIGCIVAMQAAVSNPDIALGVSLLNCSLRLLHDRKRETLPWSRRFGAPVLQRVLSVKAIGKFFFNQVAQPKTVRKILLQAYADAGAVTDELVDILTAPASDPGAFAVFLAFTSYSQGPLPEDLLPQLPCPAMILWGTADPWEPVDLGRELANYPQVLKFIPLEGVGHCPQDEAPDLVNPLLQDWIWERVRVSESRKLNA, from the coding sequence ATGACTAATTCTAAAATTGACTTTAATTCTACAAAAACCTGGATTTGGCAAGGCTTCCCCATTTGCTATCAAACACAAGGAAATACTGGCCCTGCTGTTATTTTAGTACATGGCTTTGGTGCTTCTTGGCTACACTGGCGAAAAAACATACCTGTGTTAGCACAGAATTGTCGTGTTTATGCCATTGACTTAATTGGTTTTGGTAGTTCAGCCAAACCCCAACCAGACACAGAAATCGCCTATACATTAGAAACTTGGGGACAGCAGGTAGCAGATTTTTGTCGTGAAGTGGTAGGTGAACCGGCATTTTTAGTAGGCAATTCGATTGGCTGCATTGTAGCCATGCAAGCCGCAGTGAGTAACCCAGATATTGCTTTAGGTGTTTCCTTGCTTAACTGCTCTTTACGATTGTTGCACGATCGCAAACGCGAAACCTTACCTTGGTCGCGTCGTTTTGGCGCACCCGTACTGCAACGAGTCTTATCAGTCAAAGCAATAGGCAAGTTCTTTTTTAATCAAGTTGCTCAACCAAAAACAGTCCGCAAAATTTTGCTGCAAGCTTATGCTGACGCTGGCGCAGTTACAGATGAATTGGTGGATATTCTCACAGCACCAGCCAGTGATCCTGGAGCTTTTGCCGTCTTCTTAGCATTTACTTCTTATTCTCAAGGACCTCTACCAGAAGACCTTTTACCTCAACTACCTTGTCCGGCAATGATTTTATGGGGAACAGCCGACCCGTGGGAACCTGTAGATTTAGGTAGAGAGTTAGCCAATTATCCCCAAGTCTTGAAATTTATACCATTAGAAGGCGTAGGTCATTGTCCTCAAGATGAAGCACCTGATTTAGTCAACCCGCTTTTACAAGACTGGATTTGGGAACGCGTTAGGGTATCGGAGTCTAGAAAACTGAACGCATAA